Proteins encoded together in one Aminipila butyrica window:
- a CDS encoding DUF368 domain-containing protein → MKKRGKIRDEHLLVRLVKGFIVGASMLIPGVSGGTMAIILGIYDDLIHAVNALKRDLRKYGLLLVQYGGAGVAGIILLSGPMLKAVTLWEKPMMFLFLGAILGSFPPLYRKATASKVKNINKVAVVLGAAIAYLITLFPKGLLAVEPGFHLSSFFMLLAAGVVIAVALILPGISASYVLLMLGMYDLTLMAIRDVDLAYLTPLVVGVLGGTFLTAGIIEMEMDRHPQFTYMLIMGFMVGSLMEVFPGVPQGAALVQSTVMFLVGLGVILWIGKAR, encoded by the coding sequence ATGAAAAAAAGGGGAAAAATACGGGATGAACATCTTTTGGTACGGCTGGTCAAGGGCTTTATTGTAGGGGCCTCCATGCTGATACCGGGAGTCAGTGGCGGAACCATGGCTATCATTTTAGGAATTTATGATGATTTGATTCATGCGGTCAACGCCTTAAAACGAGATTTAAGAAAATATGGACTTCTGCTGGTTCAATATGGAGGAGCTGGGGTGGCAGGTATTATCCTGCTGTCGGGGCCTATGCTGAAAGCGGTGACCCTGTGGGAAAAGCCAATGATGTTTCTTTTTCTGGGAGCGATTTTGGGAAGTTTCCCGCCGTTGTACCGCAAGGCTACAGCTAGCAAGGTAAAGAATATCAACAAGGTGGCAGTCGTGCTGGGGGCGGCTATTGCCTATCTGATTACTCTGTTCCCTAAGGGGTTGCTAGCGGTGGAGCCAGGCTTTCACCTATCCAGCTTTTTTATGCTGCTGGCGGCAGGGGTAGTCATCGCCGTGGCTTTAATCCTGCCGGGCATCAGCGCATCTTATGTGCTGTTAATGCTGGGGATGTATGACCTGACATTAATGGCCATCCGAGATGTAGATTTGGCTTATTTGACGCCGTTGGTGGTGGGCGTGCTAGGAGGAACCTTTCTCACCGCAGGTATTATTGAAATGGAGATGGACCGCCATCCCCAGTTTACGTATATGTTGATTATGGGCTTCATGGTGGGTTCCTTGATGGAGGTCTTTCCAGGGGTGCCCCAAGGAGCAGCACTGGTGCAGTCAACGGTTATGTTCCTAGTGGGGCTGGGCGTAATTCTTTGGATTGGTAAAGCTAGATAG
- a CDS encoding ABC transporter permease: protein MIKSIFMKIYVLLTILFLYTPIVVLMVMGFNESRYNSLPFQFSLQWYEDLSQNTRLIEAAEHSFYLALVTGIICVLLATLFILGVQSLSKRTEGLCRSVMMMPMSIPWLIMGLSMLLLIRFIDMDKNLLFVAAGHVVISLPYAMLVLQARLHSIDPALEEMSLSLGAPPLTTFRRITLPAIAPAMVAGGFLSFMISFDNFAISYFLMPAGISTLPIEIQSSIKFGFTPEINAISTIIIGISLLCLAIVGLIMGGSLKNVLGGNK, encoded by the coding sequence ATGATAAAGAGCATATTCATGAAAATTTACGTATTGCTGACGATTCTCTTTTTATATACGCCTATCGTGGTACTCATGGTTATGGGCTTTAATGAATCCAGGTACAATTCGCTGCCTTTCCAGTTCAGCTTACAGTGGTATGAGGATTTGTCCCAAAATACCAGGCTGATTGAGGCGGCAGAACATTCTTTTTATCTGGCTTTGGTCACGGGAATCATTTGTGTGTTGCTGGCCACCTTATTTATTCTAGGGGTTCAGTCCCTGTCCAAAAGGACAGAGGGTCTCTGCCGAAGCGTCATGATGATGCCTATGAGTATTCCGTGGTTAATCATGGGTCTGTCCATGCTGCTGCTGATTCGCTTTATAGATATGGATAAAAATTTACTGTTTGTGGCGGCAGGTCATGTGGTTATTTCTCTGCCTTATGCCATGCTGGTGCTGCAAGCTCGGCTTCATTCCATTGATCCCGCGCTGGAAGAAATGAGTCTTTCTTTGGGAGCTCCGCCGCTGACCACATTTCGGCGCATCACACTGCCGGCCATAGCACCGGCTATGGTGGCGGGAGGCTTTTTATCCTTCATGATTAGCTTCGATAATTTTGCAATCAGCTATTTCCTCATGCCGGCAGGGATTTCTACGCTGCCTATTGAGATTCAGTCGTCTATCAAGTTCGGCTTTACACCAGAGATTAACGCAATCTCTACCATCATCATCGGTATTTCTCTGCTGTGTCTGGCTATAGTCGGCCTCATCATGGGAGGAAGCCTTAAAAACGTACTGGGGGGTAATAAATAA
- a CDS encoding undecaprenyl diphosphate synthase family protein, with the protein MNSEANGKKQHFKRIPRHIGVIPDGNRRWAVNCGLEKKDGYQHGIGPGFQLYDLCRNLGVEELTLYGFTLDNTKRPAEQKWAFQQACVDAVMELAERDAELLVIGNDKSPCFPEELKPLTRRTCFGKGGIKVNFLVNYGWDWDLTCEEGLASQDISRIDLILRWGGMRRLSGFLPIQSVYADIYVLDELWPEFTEEQFYRGLAWYQHQDQTLGG; encoded by the coding sequence TTGAATAGCGAGGCGAATGGAAAAAAGCAACATTTTAAACGGATACCTCGGCACATCGGTGTTATACCAGATGGCAACCGACGTTGGGCAGTAAACTGCGGCCTGGAGAAAAAGGATGGCTATCAGCATGGCATTGGACCGGGCTTTCAACTGTACGACTTGTGCCGCAATCTGGGGGTAGAAGAACTAACGCTGTATGGCTTTACTTTAGACAACACCAAAAGGCCCGCAGAGCAGAAGTGGGCTTTTCAACAAGCTTGTGTGGATGCCGTTATGGAACTGGCGGAACGAGATGCAGAGCTACTGGTCATCGGCAATGATAAGTCTCCTTGTTTCCCGGAGGAATTAAAGCCACTGACCCGCCGTACCTGCTTTGGCAAGGGCGGTATCAAGGTGAACTTTTTAGTAAATTACGGCTGGGACTGGGACCTGACCTGTGAGGAGGGTCTGGCTTCTCAGGATATTTCCCGGATTGACTTGATTCTGCGTTGGGGCGGTATGCGGCGACTCAGTGGATTTCTGCCCATTCAGTCGGTGTATGCAGACATTTATGTGCTGGATGAACTGTGGCCGGAGTTCACGGAGGAACAGTTTTACCGTGGGTTGGCTTGGTATCAGCATCAAGACCAGACCTTGGGAGGCTGA
- a CDS encoding ABC transporter permease — translation MKNNKRVMTLPGMAVLFFCAIVPLFIMLAYSFQSDSGTGFTLENYSRFFTKTFYLTLTLRTIVNSLLVTVISLLLSYPLAYIMAKHLKGLKNIVMVLLIIPFFTNQLVRVYSWLIFLQDGGVFERLMNTLGLVDGTMGLLYTRAAVIIGLIHAFFPYMVITIYMALERLDNSLLEASSCLGASKTTTFFRVVLPMSMPGVITGIMIVFVPCLGTFVEPRILGGVNGTVIGTVIEDQFFEIYGWNFGAAIAFILLAMVLVSMAAINRLGRRYEG, via the coding sequence TTGAAAAACAATAAACGTGTCATGACTTTGCCGGGCATGGCGGTACTTTTTTTCTGTGCCATCGTACCGCTTTTTATCATGCTGGCCTATAGTTTTCAAAGTGACAGCGGGACAGGCTTCACCTTGGAGAATTATTCCCGCTTTTTTACAAAGACCTTTTACTTAACGTTGACTTTGCGGACCATTGTCAACAGCCTGCTGGTGACGGTAATCAGTCTCCTTCTGTCTTATCCTTTGGCCTATATTATGGCGAAGCATTTGAAAGGACTGAAAAATATCGTCATGGTTCTACTGATTATTCCCTTTTTCACCAATCAGTTGGTGCGGGTCTACAGCTGGTTGATCTTCTTGCAGGACGGAGGCGTCTTTGAACGGCTGATGAACACCTTAGGGTTGGTAGACGGCACCATGGGATTGTTGTATACCAGGGCGGCGGTTATTATCGGCTTGATTCATGCCTTTTTTCCCTATATGGTCATCACAATTTACATGGCCTTAGAGCGGCTGGATAATTCTCTGCTGGAGGCTAGCAGCTGTCTAGGAGCCTCGAAGACGACTACCTTTTTTCGAGTGGTGTTGCCTATGTCCATGCCTGGAGTAATTACAGGCATTATGATTGTCTTCGTGCCATGCTTGGGCACTTTTGTAGAACCGAGAATTTTAGGCGGTGTCAATGGGACGGTTATCGGTACGGTTATCGAGGACCAGTTCTTTGAAATCTATGGCTGGAATTTCGGGGCGGCCATTGCCTTTATCTTGCTGGCTATGGTGCTGGTGAGCATGGCGGCCATCAATCGGTTGGGCAGGAGGTATGAGGGATGA
- a CDS encoding ABC transporter substrate-binding protein yields the protein MKCKKLLVGALALSMVLSMAACGSSSGEKDAKDGEKTKLYVVNWKDYGSDDADFIAAFEEEYNCEIVNTYMSSEEELLTKLRTSKEGDIDVCLPNCTILPAAINEGLLEQVDTSKLTNFDSMFERFKTQKECFKDDKMYAVPFVWGSTAIAYNTEVIKEAPKSMSALFDKAYAGKIAFRDDYNDAVMSAAIVLGQDPNNPSDLDAIKAKLIEQKALNKTYWKTGDEFSKLFAGKQIDLGLMWSGQAAAMKKDNQPISFVVPEDGAIGWVDNWAIPSGSQNKDLAYAFIDWMISKDFQYNWASKGGPAPVNQAAAEAIDPEYAASAGMDEASLNRLYFMEYRTDEVKNTWNELWTEVKAE from the coding sequence ATGAAATGTAAGAAGCTATTGGTGGGAGCCCTAGCCTTATCCATGGTGCTGTCCATGGCGGCCTGCGGCAGCAGTTCCGGCGAGAAAGATGCTAAAGACGGCGAAAAGACGAAGCTTTATGTTGTGAACTGGAAGGACTACGGTTCGGACGATGCAGACTTTATCGCTGCTTTTGAAGAGGAGTACAACTGTGAGATTGTCAACACCTATATGTCCAGCGAGGAAGAATTGTTGACCAAACTGAGGACTTCAAAAGAAGGCGACATTGACGTCTGCTTGCCAAACTGCACTATTCTCCCGGCAGCCATCAACGAGGGGCTGTTGGAGCAGGTGGATACGTCAAAACTAACCAATTTTGACAGTATGTTTGAGCGCTTCAAGACGCAGAAGGAATGCTTCAAGGACGATAAAATGTACGCAGTACCATTCGTATGGGGCTCTACGGCAATTGCTTACAACACAGAGGTGATTAAGGAAGCCCCTAAATCTATGTCTGCACTGTTTGACAAAGCCTATGCAGGAAAGATTGCGTTCCGGGATGATTACAACGATGCCGTTATGTCTGCTGCAATCGTATTAGGTCAGGACCCCAACAATCCATCTGATCTGGATGCAATCAAGGCAAAGCTGATTGAGCAGAAGGCGCTGAATAAAACTTACTGGAAGACGGGCGATGAATTTTCCAAGTTATTTGCCGGCAAGCAGATTGACCTTGGCCTGATGTGGTCTGGACAGGCTGCCGCCATGAAGAAGGACAATCAGCCAATTTCATTTGTGGTTCCTGAAGACGGAGCGATCGGTTGGGTAGATAACTGGGCTATTCCGTCAGGAAGTCAGAACAAAGACTTAGCTTACGCCTTCATCGACTGGATGATCAGCAAGGATTTCCAGTATAACTGGGCATCTAAGGGCGGTCCGGCTCCTGTAAATCAGGCTGCCGCAGAAGCCATCGATCCGGAATACGCCGCATCGGCAGGTATGGATGAGGCCTCTCTGAATCGTTTGTACTTCATGGAATACAGAACGGATGAGGTGAAGAATACCTGGAACGAGCTTTGGACGGAAGTCAAGGCAGAATAA
- a CDS encoding ABC transporter ATP-binding protein produces MAKVSIKNLTKTYGENTVVNHISAEIPDGTLVSILGPSGCGKTTTLRMIAGFEEPQAGEIYFDDQPITNISVNRRNIGMVFQSYALFPHMTVSQNIAYGLEQRKLGKKEIQQQVEDALKMVHMEEFADRKPKQLSGGQQQRVALARALVIKPRVLLLDECLSALDKKLRVEMQLELRRILEATGVTTFFVTHDQEEAMTLSDYIIVMNNGIIEQMGTPFQVYEQPRNAFVASFLGKANFFEKGERIYAVRPEKIKVSKQHLENTKKEGVVQFVTYSGSLTSYTIEVEGKLVVAQQQNSSARGAISKGDQVYIGWEEAAKIPLEA; encoded by the coding sequence ATGGCAAAGGTGAGCATAAAGAATTTAACAAAAACCTACGGAGAAAATACAGTGGTAAATCACATTTCAGCAGAGATTCCTGACGGGACCTTGGTGTCCATTCTGGGTCCCTCCGGCTGTGGAAAAACTACAACCCTGAGAATGATTGCTGGTTTTGAAGAACCTCAGGCAGGGGAAATCTATTTTGATGATCAACCCATCACCAATATCAGCGTAAATCGGCGCAATATTGGCATGGTCTTTCAAAGCTACGCCTTATTTCCCCACATGACGGTATCTCAAAATATTGCTTATGGGCTGGAACAGCGGAAGCTGGGAAAAAAGGAGATTCAGCAGCAAGTGGAAGACGCCTTGAAAATGGTCCACATGGAGGAATTTGCTGATCGAAAGCCCAAGCAGCTTTCTGGCGGACAGCAGCAGCGGGTGGCTTTGGCTCGAGCCTTGGTTATTAAGCCCCGAGTTTTACTTCTGGACGAGTGTCTCAGTGCTTTAGACAAGAAGCTGCGAGTAGAGATGCAGCTGGAACTGAGGCGGATACTGGAAGCCACTGGCGTGACGACCTTTTTTGTCACTCACGATCAGGAAGAGGCCATGACCCTGTCCGATTACATCATCGTTATGAATAACGGCATCATCGAGCAGATGGGGACGCCTTTCCAGGTTTACGAACAGCCTCGAAATGCTTTTGTGGCCAGCTTTCTGGGAAAAGCCAATTTCTTTGAAAAAGGGGAACGCATTTATGCGGTACGGCCGGAAAAAATCAAGGTATCTAAGCAACACTTGGAGAACACCAAGAAAGAAGGCGTGGTGCAGTTTGTCACCTACTCTGGCAGCCTGACCAGCTATACCATAGAAGTCGAAGGGAAGCTGGTGGTAGCCCAGCAGCAGAACAGTTCTGCCAGGGGGGCTATTAGCAAGGGCGATCAGGTATACATTGGCTGGGAAGAAGCGGCAAAGATTCCGCTGGAGGCGTAA
- a CDS encoding VanZ family protein translates to MIDDSARERVRDEGIVLNKFFKIVMPMICIGVICFIFFMSSDSYSDVKSLKISQVAYELMPVQVQEALVDRSIDIKKIDFMMRKSSHFIEYVVLSILLLNAAIIYKIKTKDAIIYVLFLCLLLANLDEFYQGFINGRNSSVKDCLIDLGGSVSGVLLYLFCRMSQLQTKARKRKTGNH, encoded by the coding sequence ATGATTGATGATTCAGCAAGGGAAAGAGTAAGGGATGAGGGGATTGTGTTAAATAAGTTTTTTAAGATTGTGATGCCAATGATTTGCATTGGGGTAATCTGCTTCATATTTTTTATGTCGTCGGATTCCTATTCTGATGTAAAAAGTTTAAAAATATCACAGGTGGCCTATGAGTTGATGCCTGTGCAAGTACAAGAAGCATTAGTGGATCGCAGCATAGATATAAAAAAAATAGACTTCATGATGAGAAAAAGCAGTCATTTTATAGAATATGTGGTATTGAGCATATTGTTATTAAATGCTGCAATCATTTATAAAATAAAAACAAAAGATGCGATTATATATGTTCTTTTTTTGTGCTTACTACTGGCCAATCTAGACGAATTTTATCAAGGCTTTATAAATGGTCGGAACTCATCGGTGAAGGATTGCTTGATTGACTTAGGGGGAAGTGTCAGTGGAGTCCTTCTATATTTATTTTGTCGGATGAGCCAGCTACAGACAAAAGCACGGAAAAGAAAAACCGGAAACCACTAG